A section of the Bacillus sp. HSf4 genome encodes:
- a CDS encoding FdhF/YdeP family oxidoreductase — MGKTKHQGPMKLNKKPAPKLWASWAPMGLGKVKPKHIRDTMKAAWDNKDNLTYAYRILTEGVCDGCALGVSGLRDQTLTGPHLCTTRLNVLRLNTMPEIEGKWLSADIEQLRKLDSTELRKLGRIPYPLSRKKGASTFTRISWDDALSRIADKIKSIDKRQLAFYLTARGITNEVYYTAGKAARFIGTNNIDNASRICHSPSKTALKRSLGIGASSCSYRDWIGTDVLVFWGSVAANNQPVSTKYMYAAKKAGTKIIMINPYKEPAMENYWIPSIAESALFGTKIADDVYQVNIGGDIAFMNGVMKHWFDMERENPGSAIDRAFIDTHTNGFRELKQHIAKQRWEELEASSGLSKERMKEFAVLLAKAKTGVLIWSMGLTQHRFATDNISQVANLALLQGFIGRTHCGVMPIRGHSGVQGSGEMGADPFVLPGGEFDEENAARLEKLWGFDIPKWQGDTIGQTIENMLLPDESRNKVKVFYTSGGNFLETMPNPDFIEKALQEVELRVHQDIIFNTSTLVDAKEEVIVLPAMTRYEQPGGGTSTSTERMVYFSPEIKGPRIAEARPEWAIYVDLAKRVRPEAKELIDFPNAAAIREEIAQANRQYDGIQHLKHRGDVFQWGGAWLCEGGICPTADGKGQLIPVELPENRRTEGQFRVTTRRGKQFNSMIYSEKDPFNAADRYDVMINEKDAEDLFIQNGEAIVLFNRFGTFQGRAKFANVKRGNTAVYWPEGNVLIPKGVYENNAKIPEYNTMVMIEKAEIFHSRKDSRYKEKRIEELEMTTD, encoded by the coding sequence ACTTGACATATGCCTACAGAATTTTGACAGAGGGCGTTTGCGACGGCTGTGCGCTCGGCGTCTCAGGCTTGCGCGACCAAACGCTCACAGGCCCCCACCTCTGTACGACGAGGCTGAATGTGCTGCGCCTGAACACAATGCCGGAGATTGAGGGGAAATGGCTGTCGGCCGATATCGAACAGCTTCGCAAGCTGGACAGCACAGAACTCAGAAAACTTGGGCGCATCCCTTATCCATTATCAAGAAAAAAAGGCGCGTCCACATTTACGAGAATCTCTTGGGATGACGCGCTCAGCCGAATTGCCGACAAAATCAAGTCGATTGATAAAAGGCAGCTCGCCTTTTACTTAACCGCCCGGGGCATCACGAATGAAGTCTATTACACAGCGGGAAAAGCGGCCCGCTTTATCGGTACGAACAACATTGACAATGCGTCGCGGATTTGCCACTCACCAAGCAAAACGGCATTAAAAAGGTCGCTTGGAATCGGCGCCTCCAGCTGCAGCTACCGCGACTGGATCGGGACGGATGTCCTCGTGTTTTGGGGTTCTGTCGCCGCCAATAACCAGCCTGTATCGACAAAATATATGTACGCCGCCAAAAAAGCGGGCACGAAAATCATTATGATCAACCCGTACAAAGAACCGGCCATGGAAAATTATTGGATTCCATCGATAGCTGAAAGCGCACTTTTCGGCACGAAAATCGCTGATGACGTATATCAGGTCAATATCGGCGGTGATATTGCCTTTATGAACGGTGTGATGAAGCACTGGTTTGACATGGAGCGGGAAAATCCCGGTTCAGCCATAGACCGCGCCTTCATCGATACACACACAAACGGCTTCAGAGAGCTGAAGCAGCATATCGCAAAGCAACGATGGGAAGAGCTTGAAGCATCGTCCGGCTTATCGAAGGAAAGAATGAAAGAGTTTGCCGTACTGCTTGCAAAAGCCAAAACCGGCGTCTTGATTTGGAGCATGGGACTCACCCAGCACCGCTTTGCGACAGACAACATTTCCCAAGTGGCGAATCTCGCGCTCTTGCAAGGATTCATCGGCAGAACACATTGCGGCGTCATGCCGATTAGAGGCCACAGCGGTGTGCAGGGATCCGGTGAAATGGGAGCCGATCCTTTCGTTCTTCCCGGCGGTGAGTTTGATGAAGAGAATGCGGCCCGCCTTGAGAAACTTTGGGGTTTTGACATTCCGAAATGGCAGGGCGACACGATCGGCCAAACGATTGAAAACATGCTTCTCCCTGATGAAAGCCGAAACAAAGTAAAGGTTTTTTATACGAGCGGCGGCAATTTTTTAGAAACGATGCCGAATCCGGATTTTATCGAGAAAGCATTGCAGGAAGTCGAACTGAGGGTTCACCAGGATATCATTTTCAATACATCAACACTTGTCGATGCAAAAGAGGAAGTCATTGTGCTTCCGGCCATGACGAGGTATGAACAGCCTGGCGGCGGCACCTCGACAAGCACAGAACGAATGGTCTATTTCAGTCCTGAGATTAAAGGGCCGCGTATCGCTGAAGCCCGGCCGGAATGGGCTATTTATGTTGATCTTGCCAAGCGCGTCCGTCCTGAAGCGAAAGAACTGATCGATTTTCCAAACGCCGCGGCCATCCGCGAGGAAATCGCTCAAGCCAACCGGCAATATGACGGTATACAGCATCTGAAACATCGCGGGGATGTCTTTCAATGGGGCGGGGCATGGCTTTGTGAAGGGGGCATTTGTCCGACAGCCGACGGAAAAGGACAGCTGATTCCTGTCGAGCTTCCGGAAAACAGGCGAACAGAAGGGCAGTTTCGAGTGACGACAAGGCGGGGAAAACAATTTAATTCGATGATTTATAGTGAAAAAGATCCGTTCAATGCCGCGGACCGCTATGATGTGATGATCAATGAAAAGGATGCAGAGGATCTCTTTATTCAGAATGGAGAAGCCATCGTCCTGTTCAACCGCTTCGGAACCTTTCAGGGGCGGGCGAAATTTGCCAACGTGAAGCGCGGTAATACAGCGGTTTACTGGCCTGAAGGAAATGTCTTGATTCCGAAAGGTGTTTATGAAAACAATGCCAAAATTCCGGAGTACAATACAATGGTCATGATTGAAAAGGCGGAAATCTTCCATTCAAGAAAAGACAGCCGCTATAAAGAGAAGCGGATTGAAGAGCTTGAAATGACGACCGATTAA
- a CDS encoding VWA domain-containing protein, whose amino-acid sequence MMKKRLTLLTTFTMLLSLTPAAFAAENGNTQDSGKKDVNVAVVLDASGSMAQRIEGEKKFDIATESVTDFADLLPSDANVMLNVFGHKGNNKNSGKEVSCGTTETIYDLQPFSANAFQDSLSGIKPTGWSPIAKSLYDVKADLADKDGKNYVYIVTDGEETCGGDPVKAAKDLRESNIKTIVNIVGLDVKTVKEKEKLKNVAKAGGGKLIEAESANEFKNVWKEEGVKMSK is encoded by the coding sequence ATGATGAAAAAAAGGTTGACTTTGCTGACGACGTTCACCATGCTTCTGTCATTGACGCCGGCGGCTTTCGCAGCCGAAAACGGCAATACTCAAGATAGCGGCAAAAAGGATGTCAATGTCGCCGTGGTTCTTGATGCAAGCGGAAGTATGGCGCAAAGAATTGAGGGAGAGAAAAAATTCGACATTGCCACAGAATCAGTCACCGACTTCGCTGATCTGCTTCCGAGCGATGCGAATGTCATGCTCAATGTCTTCGGTCATAAAGGCAATAATAAAAACTCCGGAAAAGAAGTGTCATGCGGAACGACTGAAACGATCTATGACTTGCAGCCGTTCTCAGCAAACGCTTTCCAGGATTCTTTAAGCGGCATCAAACCTACCGGATGGTCTCCGATTGCCAAATCCCTTTATGATGTAAAAGCAGACCTTGCGGATAAAGACGGCAAAAATTATGTTTACATCGTGACGGATGGTGAAGAAACTTGCGGGGGAGACCCTGTAAAAGCGGCAAAAGATCTCCGTGAATCAAATATTAAAACAATCGTGAACATCGTCGGTTTAGATGTGAAAACGGTAAAAGAAAAAGAAAAGCTGAAAAATGTAGCGAAAGCCGGAGGCGGCAAACTGATTGAGGCTGAATCAGCAAATGAGTTTAAAAACGTGTGGAAAGAAGAAGGCGTCAAAATGTCCAAGTAA
- a CDS encoding VWA domain-containing protein: protein MKKKLTIGILTAMVLSLGTPAFAAEKKQEASAPNIAIMLDASGSMAKKINGVSKYELAKNEAFSFGSKLENANVLMRVFGSEGNNKNSGKVQSCNAIRGVYGFQTYDEQSFRNSLNGIGPTGWTPIANALQDAKNAFDQLDNNGKNVVYLLTDGEETCGGNPVKVATELRKSDRDTVVNVIGFDYEGDFHGQLTSIAKAGGGEYFQAKTRNDIQKIFTQEAAELTK, encoded by the coding sequence ATGAAGAAGAAACTGACAATTGGTATTTTGACAGCCATGGTGTTAAGCTTGGGAACACCTGCTTTCGCTGCGGAAAAGAAGCAGGAAGCAAGTGCTCCAAACATTGCGATCATGCTTGATGCGAGCGGCAGCATGGCGAAAAAAATCAACGGGGTTTCAAAATATGAGCTTGCCAAAAATGAAGCGTTCAGCTTCGGCTCAAAGCTTGAAAACGCAAATGTGCTCATGCGGGTTTTCGGTTCAGAGGGAAACAATAAAAACTCTGGCAAAGTGCAGTCCTGCAATGCCATCAGAGGTGTGTACGGCTTCCAAACATATGATGAGCAAAGCTTCCGCAATTCGTTAAACGGAATCGGACCAACGGGCTGGACACCGATTGCAAATGCCCTTCAAGATGCGAAAAATGCTTTTGACCAGCTGGACAATAACGGCAAAAACGTTGTTTATCTGCTGACAGATGGTGAAGAAACATGCGGCGGAAATCCGGTAAAAGTAGCAACAGAATTGCGCAAATCAGATCGTGACACAGTCGTCAATGTCATCGGCTTCGATTATGAAGGAGATTTCCATGGACAGTTGACAAGCATCGCAAAAGCTGGCGGCGGGGAGTATTTCCAAGCCAAAACCAGAAACGACATTCAAAAGATCTTTACCCAGGAAGCGGCCGAGCTTACTAAATAA
- the spoIID gene encoding stage II sporulation protein D, whose translation MKQLLIVLAGICMLILLVPTLLVLPFKGESGTQISERQTEQKEEKKTAILKESPVSIPVYRTADRKVEDIPLEEYVMGVVASEMPADFNIEALKAQALAARTYIVRQMVSDQAVQPPKGSLVDDSQMFQVYKSKSELRQIWKEDYDWKIKKVTEAVASTQGKILTYNHKPIDASFFSTSNGYTENAEAYWTSDIPYLKSVKSAWDRKSPKFLNHKTFTVAEFEQKLGVQLSDSNSIGEITGRTPGKRVANVVINGKKIEGRDVREKLGLQSADFEWKRKGNQIIVTTRGYGHGVGMSQYGAHYMAQEGKKAEDIVKYYYQGTAISNADKFLNKYMAKK comes from the coding sequence TTGAAACAGCTATTGATTGTACTAGCAGGCATATGCATGCTGATTTTACTCGTACCAACCCTGCTTGTTCTTCCTTTTAAAGGAGAGTCCGGGACGCAAATCTCAGAGAGGCAGACTGAACAAAAAGAGGAAAAGAAGACAGCAATATTAAAAGAGTCTCCCGTTTCGATTCCGGTCTATAGAACGGCTGACCGGAAAGTAGAAGACATTCCGTTAGAAGAGTATGTCATGGGGGTTGTCGCCTCAGAAATGCCGGCTGATTTTAACATCGAAGCTTTAAAAGCACAGGCGCTTGCAGCCCGCACTTACATCGTCAGACAGATGGTATCGGATCAGGCTGTGCAGCCGCCTAAAGGCTCGCTTGTCGATGATAGCCAGATGTTCCAGGTGTATAAAAGCAAATCAGAGCTTCGGCAAATTTGGAAAGAGGATTATGACTGGAAGATAAAGAAGGTGACCGAAGCCGTTGCCAGCACACAAGGCAAAATTTTAACCTACAATCATAAGCCGATTGACGCATCGTTTTTTTCCACAAGCAATGGCTATACTGAAAATGCCGAAGCCTATTGGACAAGTGATATTCCGTATCTGAAAAGCGTAAAAAGTGCCTGGGACCGCAAATCCCCTAAGTTTTTAAACCATAAGACCTTTACGGTGGCGGAGTTCGAACAAAAGCTCGGTGTCCAGCTCTCGGATTCCAACAGCATCGGGGAAATCACCGGTCGGACGCCCGGAAAACGCGTGGCAAACGTCGTGATCAACGGGAAGAAAATAGAGGGAAGAGACGTTAGGGAAAAACTTGGGCTTCAGTCGGCCGATTTTGAATGGAAGCGCAAAGGGAACCAGATCATCGTGACAACGCGGGGCTATGGCCACGGAGTGGGGATGAGCCAATACGGAGCCCATTATATGGCGCAGGAAGGAAAGAAAGCGGAAGACATCGTCAAATATTATTACCAAGGCACGGCTATTTCCAACGCTGACAAGTTTTTAAATAAATACATGGCGAAAAAATAA
- the murA gene encoding UDP-N-acetylglucosamine 1-carboxyvinyltransferase yields the protein MEKIIVRGGRKLNGTVKVEGAKNAVLPVIAASLLASEEKSVICDVPTLSDVYTINEVLRHLGADVHFENNTVTVDASRTLSTEAPFEYVRKMRASVLVMGPLLARTGHSRVALPGGCAIGSRPIDQHLKGFEAMGAKIKVGNGFIEAIVEGRLQGGKIYLDFPSVGATENLIMAAALAEGTTTLENVAKEPEIVDLANYINAMGGKIRGAGTGTIKIEGVKTLHGAKHTIIPDRIEAGTFMVAAAITQGNVLVQGAVPEHLTSLIAKMEEMGVQILEEADGLRIIGPAKLKAIDLKTMPHPGFPTDMQSQMMALLMRANGTSMITETVFENRFMHAEEFRRMNGDIKIEGRSVIINGPVQLQGAEVAATDLRAGAALILAGLVADGHTRVTELKHLDRGYVNFHQKLASLGADIERVNDEEAARLESKEVVSDLNA from the coding sequence TTGGAAAAAATCATCGTCCGCGGCGGTCGAAAGTTAAACGGCACAGTCAAAGTTGAAGGAGCAAAAAATGCCGTTTTACCTGTTATCGCTGCATCTTTATTAGCCAGTGAAGAAAAAAGCGTAATATGTGATGTGCCTACGCTCTCCGATGTATATACGATTAACGAAGTGTTACGTCATCTAGGCGCAGATGTACATTTTGAGAATAATACAGTAACGGTTGATGCATCTCGCACATTGTCAACTGAGGCTCCGTTTGAATATGTCCGAAAAATGCGCGCATCTGTATTGGTGATGGGCCCGCTGCTTGCTCGTACCGGCCATTCAAGAGTAGCTCTGCCGGGAGGATGTGCGATCGGCTCGAGACCGATTGATCAGCATCTCAAAGGCTTTGAGGCAATGGGGGCAAAAATCAAGGTCGGCAACGGCTTTATTGAAGCGATTGTGGAAGGACGTCTTCAAGGAGGGAAGATTTATCTTGATTTCCCTAGTGTCGGAGCGACTGAAAACTTGATTATGGCAGCGGCTCTGGCGGAAGGTACGACAACGCTGGAAAACGTTGCGAAAGAGCCGGAAATCGTTGATTTGGCTAATTATATCAACGCAATGGGCGGTAAAATTCGGGGTGCCGGTACAGGCACCATTAAAATTGAAGGTGTTAAAACGCTTCACGGCGCCAAACATACCATTATTCCTGACCGGATTGAGGCGGGAACTTTTATGGTTGCGGCGGCGATTACCCAAGGGAACGTATTGGTGCAAGGGGCTGTTCCCGAGCATTTAACATCTTTAATTGCCAAAATGGAAGAAATGGGCGTTCAAATTTTGGAAGAAGCAGACGGTCTGCGGATTATCGGCCCTGCTAAATTAAAAGCGATCGATTTAAAAACGATGCCTCATCCAGGTTTCCCGACTGATATGCAGTCACAGATGATGGCACTTTTAATGCGCGCAAATGGAACCAGCATGATCACAGAAACCGTATTCGAAAACCGTTTCATGCATGCGGAGGAGTTTCGCCGTATGAATGGAGACATTAAAATTGAAGGGCGTTCTGTCATCATTAACGGTCCTGTGCAGCTTCAAGGCGCTGAAGTGGCCGCAACCGACCTGCGGGCTGGTGCAGCTCTGATTTTGGCTGGCCTTGTCGCAGACGGTCATACAAGGGTGACAGAATTAAAGCACTTGGATCGCGGATATGTCAACTTCCATCAAAAACTTGCAAGCCTTGGCGCTGATATCGAACGCGTAAACGATGAAGAAGCAGCCCGCCTTGAAAGCAAAGAAGTTGTATCAGATTTAAACGCATAA
- a CDS encoding YwmB family TATA-box binding protein: MKKKQTVYALIFIMVLFLMVHVFQSLQAAGNSTLEQLAEGLNRHDVVLEEWTLHTKKQLSLTEDDFFAKVKHFKQQYRQYEWTVTKESNTLKATGIHTDRKNRIRSKIYLTATHTKQRLVSYLLYEQKGAGSRENWNHTYKQFERNAFDIMREKTAIFTCLKGYLNGMMNVVLQKKAKELVNEFNAKSVEDLIEPNFVSVSAYTNEWKESIQTEKHQMNLQVSLRNAGMGEKLTVTVGTPIVTTEY, translated from the coding sequence ATGAAGAAAAAACAAACGGTTTATGCCCTCATTTTTATTATGGTTTTATTTCTGATGGTTCATGTATTTCAATCGCTTCAAGCGGCGGGGAATTCGACGCTTGAGCAGCTGGCGGAAGGTTTAAACCGCCATGACGTTGTGCTTGAAGAATGGACGCTTCACACCAAAAAACAGCTGTCTTTGACTGAAGATGATTTTTTTGCAAAAGTGAAACATTTCAAACAACAATATCGACAGTATGAATGGACTGTAACAAAAGAAAGCAACACATTAAAAGCGACAGGTATTCATACCGACAGGAAAAACCGAATCAGATCGAAAATATATTTGACGGCTACCCACACAAAACAAAGACTAGTTTCGTATTTATTATATGAGCAAAAAGGCGCGGGATCACGGGAAAACTGGAATCATACATATAAGCAGTTTGAACGGAATGCATTCGACATAATGCGAGAAAAGACCGCAATTTTTACTTGTCTAAAGGGCTATTTAAATGGTATGATGAATGTTGTTTTGCAAAAAAAAGCAAAAGAACTTGTCAATGAATTTAACGCAAAGTCAGTTGAAGATTTAATTGAACCAAATTTCGTATCTGTTTCTGCCTATACTAACGAGTGGAAAGAATCCATCCAGACAGAAAAACATCAAATGAACTTGCAAGTCTCGCTTAGAAATGCGGGAATGGGCGAAAAACTTACCGTCACGGTTGGCACACCAATCGTCACGACTGAATATTAA
- a CDS encoding DUF1146 family protein gives MEGIGQQAAVSIFVHLVFIALTWWALLSVNIDPLIRKGKIIQARLFMILITIAIGSTVSNFFLDYLYYSRQLQNLFS, from the coding sequence ATGGAAGGGATTGGACAACAGGCTGCTGTCAGTATTTTCGTTCATCTTGTTTTTATTGCGCTGACATGGTGGGCTCTTCTTTCGGTCAACATCGATCCGCTCATCAGGAAAGGGAAAATCATTCAGGCAAGGCTGTTCATGATCCTGATTACGATAGCCATCGGCTCCACTGTCAGCAACTTTTTCTTGGATTATCTTTATTATTCCAGACAGCTGCAAAATTTATTTTCCTAA
- a CDS encoding F0F1 ATP synthase subunit epsilon, whose translation MKTLKVNIVTPDGPVYDADIEMVSVRAESGELGILPGHIPTVAPLKIAAVRLKKDGQTELVAVSGGIVEVRPDHVTILAQTAETSEHIDKERALAAKRRAEERLQKQSPDVDILRAELALKRAINRLEVAK comes from the coding sequence ATGAAGACCTTAAAAGTCAATATCGTTACTCCCGACGGCCCAGTGTACGATGCGGATATCGAAATGGTAAGCGTTCGAGCAGAGAGCGGTGAGCTTGGTATTTTGCCCGGCCATATTCCGACGGTTGCTCCGCTAAAAATTGCTGCAGTCCGTCTTAAAAAAGACGGTCAAACTGAGCTGGTTGCCGTCAGCGGAGGGATAGTGGAAGTTCGCCCTGACCATGTCACCATTCTGGCCCAGACGGCAGAAACATCTGAACACATTGATAAAGAACGTGCCTTGGCTGCAAAACGGCGTGCCGAGGAACGCTTGCAAAAACAATCTCCAGATGTTGACATTCTTCGGGCAGAGCTAGCTTTAAAACGCGCGATTAATCGGTTGGAAGTAGCAAAATAA
- the atpD gene encoding F0F1 ATP synthase subunit beta — translation MKKGRVSQVLGPVVDVRFEDGHLPEIYNAIKVSHKAQNENEVDIELTLEVALHLGDDSVRTIAMASTDGVTRGMEAIDLGEPISVPVGNATLGRVFNVLGEKIDLDEPMAPDTPKDPIHREAPKFDQLSTEVEILETGIKVVDLLAPYIKGGKIGLFGGAGVGKTVLIQELINNIAQEHGGISVFAGVGERTREGNDLYYEMKDSGVIGKTAMVFGQMNEPPGARMRVALTGLTMAEHFRDKEGQDVLFFIDNIFRFTQAGSEVSALLGRMPSAVGYQPTLATEMGQLQERITSTNVGSVTSIQAIYVPADDYTDPAPATTFAHLDATTNLERKLSEMGIYPAVDPLASTSRALAPEIVGEEHYEVARSVQQILQRYKELQDIIAILGMDELSDEDKLVVSRARRVQFFLSQNFHVAEQFTGQKGSYVPVKETVKGFKEILEGKYDHLPEDAFRLVGRIEEVVEKAKEMGVEV, via the coding sequence ATGAAAAAAGGACGCGTTAGCCAAGTATTGGGACCGGTCGTAGACGTTCGTTTTGAAGACGGTCACTTACCTGAGATTTATAATGCGATTAAAGTTTCACATAAAGCGCAGAACGAAAATGAAGTAGATATCGAGCTCACCCTTGAAGTTGCGCTTCATTTGGGTGATGATTCCGTTCGGACGATTGCAATGGCTTCTACAGATGGTGTGACCCGCGGGATGGAAGCCATCGATCTGGGAGAGCCGATCTCTGTTCCAGTCGGAAACGCAACACTCGGACGCGTGTTTAACGTACTCGGAGAAAAGATTGATTTGGATGAGCCGATGGCGCCTGATACTCCGAAGGATCCGATTCATAGAGAGGCTCCTAAATTTGACCAGCTGTCAACAGAAGTCGAGATTTTGGAAACGGGTATCAAAGTTGTCGACTTGCTTGCACCATATATTAAAGGCGGAAAGATCGGTCTTTTTGGAGGTGCGGGAGTTGGTAAAACCGTATTGATTCAGGAGCTTATTAACAACATCGCTCAAGAGCACGGCGGTATCTCAGTGTTCGCGGGTGTTGGAGAGCGTACGCGTGAAGGTAATGACCTTTACTATGAAATGAAAGATTCCGGTGTTATCGGGAAAACAGCGATGGTATTCGGACAGATGAACGAGCCGCCTGGCGCGCGGATGCGTGTCGCGCTGACAGGTCTTACAATGGCTGAGCATTTCCGTGATAAAGAAGGCCAGGACGTATTGTTCTTTATCGATAATATCTTCCGGTTCACTCAAGCCGGTTCTGAAGTATCCGCCCTGCTTGGCCGCATGCCGTCAGCGGTTGGTTATCAGCCGACACTGGCGACAGAAATGGGTCAGCTTCAGGAACGGATTACATCAACAAATGTCGGATCTGTTACATCGATTCAGGCGATTTACGTTCCTGCGGATGACTATACTGACCCGGCTCCGGCTACAACGTTCGCTCACTTGGATGCGACGACAAACCTCGAGCGTAAGCTGTCAGAAATGGGGATTTATCCAGCGGTTGACCCGTTGGCTTCGACTTCCCGTGCGCTTGCTCCTGAAATCGTCGGAGAAGAACATTATGAAGTGGCTCGAAGCGTACAGCAAATTTTGCAGCGCTATAAAGAGCTTCAGGATATCATCGCGATTCTCGGAATGGATGAGCTTTCAGACGAGGATAAACTTGTCGTAAGCCGTGCGCGCCGCGTACAATTCTTCCTTTCGCAAAACTTCCACGTAGCTGAACAGTTTACGGGCCAAAAAGGTTCTTACGTTCCTGTCAAGGAAACGGTAAAAGGCTTTAAAGAAATCCTTGAAGGTAAGTATGATCACCTTCCAGAGGACGCTTTCCGTCTTGTCGGCCGAATTGAAGAAGTTGTCGAAAAAGCGAAAGAAATGGGTGTAGAAGTCTAA
- the atpG gene encoding ATP synthase F1 subunit gamma, protein MASLRDIKSRITSNKKTSQITKAQQMVSASKLNRAENNAKSFVPYMEKMQEVVADIALGYSGTHPMMTSRPVKRTGYLVITSDRGLAGAFNANVLRKVYQRIQEHHQSKDEYAVIAIGRMGRDFFKKRGIPVISETTGVKDEVTFPEIRDLANSTVQMFIDETFDELYMFYNHYVSAISQEVTEKKLLPLTDIAPNKKRTSFEFEPDEEEILEVLLPQYAESLIFGAILDSKASEHAARMTAMKNATDNAKELIADLELSYNRARQAAITQEITEIVGGAAALE, encoded by the coding sequence TTGGCCTCATTACGGGATATTAAATCCAGGATTACTTCAAATAAAAAGACGAGTCAAATCACCAAAGCCCAGCAAATGGTTTCCGCTTCAAAGCTGAACCGGGCTGAGAACAATGCAAAATCGTTCGTTCCTTACATGGAGAAAATGCAGGAAGTCGTTGCGGACATTGCGCTTGGCTACTCCGGGACGCATCCGATGATGACCAGCCGTCCTGTGAAGCGGACCGGCTATCTGGTCATTACATCTGACAGGGGCTTGGCAGGAGCTTTTAATGCAAACGTTCTTCGCAAAGTGTACCAAAGGATTCAGGAGCACCATCAGTCAAAAGATGAGTATGCCGTCATCGCCATCGGCAGGATGGGACGCGATTTCTTTAAAAAACGCGGAATCCCCGTCATCTCTGAAACGACAGGGGTCAAGGATGAAGTTACATTTCCGGAAATCAGGGATTTGGCGAACAGCACGGTACAAATGTTTATCGACGAAACCTTTGATGAACTTTATATGTTCTACAATCACTATGTCAGCGCCATCTCTCAGGAGGTAACAGAGAAGAAGCTGCTGCCTTTAACAGATATTGCGCCAAACAAGAAAAGGACGTCGTTTGAATTTGAACCGGACGAAGAAGAGATTTTGGAAGTGCTCCTTCCTCAATACGCTGAAAGCTTGATTTTTGGTGCGATTCTTGACAGTAAAGCGAGTGAGCATGCCGCAAGAATGACGGCGATGAAAAATGCGACCGACAATGCGAAGGAGCTTATCGCTGATCTTGAACTGTCATACAACCGTGCCCGTCAGGCCGCGATCACACAGGAAATCACGGAAATTGTCGGCGGTGCTGCTGCCTTAGAATAG